The following are from one region of the Bacteroidota bacterium genome:
- a CDS encoding sigma-54 dependent transcriptional regulator: MSTSCLIIDDEPNLRSLYARILALEGYVVAEAASLEVGKKQLLKHRPQVVLLDVRLPDGNGLGALPVLLKQSPTSAFIVLTAQGSIADGVEAMRRGAFDYLVKGDSEHLLLQRVALAAQQAASQTNNLAGATGWGALVGRAPAFAAAVAHARQVAPTAATVLLTGETGTGKEQFARAIHQGSSRAGGPFVAINCAAIPAEMLESELFGYKKGAFTGALADKPGLLAAAKGGTLFLDEIGEMPLNLQAKLLRVLDGNGYMRLGDTTEMRLDARMIAATHRHLPTRVAEQTFRADLYYRLAVFEIALPALRARTQDILLLARHFLHASNHLSAISTVAATILEQYPWPGNIRELRNALERAAIVSAGAEILPEHLPVYVLHPDTTAAMPQRLEELERAHILQTLKLCGGNKSKAAEALGIGIATLYRKLDKYQLEG; encoded by the coding sequence ATGTCTACCAGCTGCCTGATTATAGACGACGAACCGAACCTGCGTAGCCTCTATGCCCGCATACTGGCGCTGGAGGGCTATGTGGTGGCAGAGGCTGCTAGCCTGGAGGTGGGTAAAAAGCAGCTGCTGAAGCACCGACCGCAGGTAGTGCTGCTGGATGTGCGGCTGCCTGATGGGAATGGGCTGGGGGCCCTGCCTGTCCTGCTCAAGCAGTCGCCTACTTCGGCTTTTATTGTACTCACGGCGCAGGGCTCTATTGCCGATGGGGTAGAGGCTATGCGGCGCGGGGCTTTTGACTATCTGGTAAAGGGCGACAGCGAGCACCTGCTGCTACAGCGGGTGGCGCTGGCGGCACAGCAGGCTGCCAGCCAGACGAACAACCTTGCCGGAGCCACGGGATGGGGTGCACTAGTAGGCCGGGCACCGGCTTTTGCCGCTGCGGTGGCGCATGCCCGGCAGGTAGCACCCACAGCAGCCACTGTACTGCTGACAGGCGAAACAGGCACCGGCAAAGAGCAGTTTGCGCGCGCCATCCATCAGGGTAGCAGCCGGGCAGGTGGCCCCTTTGTGGCCATCAACTGTGCAGCCATACCGGCCGAGATGCTGGAGAGTGAACTATTTGGCTACAAAAAAGGAGCATTTACGGGGGCGCTGGCTGACAAGCCCGGCCTGCTGGCGGCAGCCAAGGGCGGCACCCTCTTTCTGGACGAAATAGGCGAAATGCCCCTAAACCTACAGGCCAAGCTGCTGCGAGTACTGGATGGCAACGGCTACATGCGCCTGGGCGATACCACCGAAATGCGCCTGGATGCACGCATGATTGCCGCCACCCACCGGCACCTGCCCACGCGGGTGGCCGAGCAGACTTTCAGGGCCGACCTCTATTATCGCCTGGCAGTATTTGAGATTGCCCTACCTGCGCTGCGAGCACGCACGCAAGACATACTGCTACTGGCACGCCACTTTTTGCACGCCAGTAACCACCTTTCGGCCATATCCACTGTGGCGGCTACCATACTGGAACAGTATCCCTGGCCGGGCAATATACGAGAGCTGCGCAATGCCCTGGAGCGGGCCGCCATCGTTTCGGCCGGAGCAGAAATACTACCCGAGCATCTGCCGGTGTATGTGCTGCACCCTGACACCACAGCGGCAATGCCACAGCGGCTAGAGGAGCTGGAGCGGGCGCACATACTACAGACCCTGAAACTGTGTGGTGGAAACAAGAGTAAAGCCGCCGAGGCACTGGGCATAGGCATAGCTACCCTGTACCGCAAGCTGGATAAGTACCAGCTAGAGGGTTAG
- a CDS encoding GNAT family N-acetyltransferase, with the protein MIRIEPLTIANWERVLSLRVEEEQQKFIPDNLFSIAQAKFEPQSEVLGIYKDQRLVGMMIVAYWAGVYWISRIMIDQYEQGNGYGTRAIELAKKYIFDKRDVKAIRTSIARENAVAEYVFYQNGFRRLGQVDEREFTMEVEYKSQAEG; encoded by the coding sequence ATGATCCGCATAGAACCGCTAACGATAGCCAACTGGGAACGCGTGCTAAGCCTACGGGTAGAGGAGGAGCAGCAAAAGTTTATCCCCGACAATCTGTTTAGCATTGCCCAGGCCAAGTTTGAGCCACAGAGCGAGGTGCTGGGCATCTACAAGGACCAGCGCCTGGTGGGCATGATGATTGTGGCCTACTGGGCGGGCGTATACTGGATCAGCCGGATCATGATCGACCAATATGAGCAGGGCAATGGCTATGGCACCCGGGCCATAGAGCTGGCAAAAAAATACATCTTTGACAAGCGCGACGTGAAAGCCATCCGAACCTCCATAGCCCGGGAAAACGCGGTGGCCGAGTATGTGTTCTACCAGAATGGTTTTCGTCGCCTGGGGCAGGTAGACGAGCGGGAGTTTACCATGGAAGTGGAGTATAAGAGTCAAGCGGAGGGCTAG
- a CDS encoding NAD(P)H-dependent oxidoreductase subunit E, whose amino-acid sequence MARNSISYPQPQDDQTVYSWTEAEKATLEKHIAKYPEKRSAVMPALWMAQEKWGWLPQGAIQLVADTLGMSFAQVWGVATFYTMYLKEHKAPNLLEVCTCFSCGECGGRELYAAARQKLNVNEDGVSADGKIYLREAECLGACDSATVVQINNRRLRYNVDEAQLEAIISQLREGETFDFQSVPLAKQ is encoded by the coding sequence ATGGCCAGAAACAGTATTTCGTACCCACAGCCCCAGGATGACCAGACGGTCTACAGCTGGACAGAAGCAGAAAAAGCAACCCTGGAGAAACACATTGCGAAGTATCCGGAGAAGCGCTCGGCCGTAATGCCGGCCCTCTGGATGGCGCAGGAAAAGTGGGGCTGGCTGCCCCAGGGTGCCATACAGCTGGTGGCCGATACACTTGGCATGAGCTTTGCGCAGGTGTGGGGGGTGGCCACCTTCTACACCATGTATCTGAAAGAGCACAAGGCACCCAACCTGCTGGAAGTGTGCACCTGCTTTAGCTGTGGCGAGTGTGGGGGCCGAGAGCTGTATGCCGCTGCCCGCCAGAAGCTGAATGTGAACGAAGACGGCGTAAGTGCCGATGGGAAAATCTATCTGCGCGAGGCAGAGTGCCTGGGGGCATGCGATAGCGCCACGGTGGTGCAGATAAACAACCGCCGCCTGCGCTATAATGTAGATGAGGCCCAGCTGGAGGCCATAATCAGCCAACTGCGCGAGGGGGAAACATTTGATTTCCAATCGGTTCCACTAGCAAAACAATAG
- the carA gene encoding glutamine-hydrolyzing carbamoyl-phosphate synthase small subunit, with the protein MDWTPAVLMLSDGTVFEGRACGALGTTMGELCFNTGMTGYQEIFSDPSYLGQIITMTTPHIGNYGAVPQEMESDSPRVAGVVIRSFSELYSRAGQAESLQAHLARNGVVGISGIDTRSLVRHIRERGAMNAIISSETTHTKTLLTQLAACPSMEGQELSSKVSTHEPYWTGPEDAALRVAALDLGMKRSITTCLTDRGLRVKVFPAKTPAQTLLAEDVAGFFLSNGPGDPAIMDYAIETAKSLIESRKPVFGICLGHQIIALAAGAQTEKMRFGHHGTNHPVKNLLTGKSEITSQNHGFVVREESLKPLPNVEVTHRHLNDNSVAGLRLKDRPVLCVQYHPEAGPGPHDSRYLFDHFVELLAAEKLDKTP; encoded by the coding sequence ATGGACTGGACACCCGCTGTACTGATGCTCTCAGACGGTACCGTCTTCGAAGGCAGGGCCTGTGGTGCCCTGGGTACTACTATGGGCGAATTGTGCTTCAACACCGGCATGACGGGCTACCAGGAGATTTTCTCAGACCCCTCTTACCTGGGGCAGATCATTACCATGACCACCCCACACATAGGAAACTATGGTGCTGTGCCCCAGGAGATGGAAAGCGACAGCCCGAGGGTGGCCGGTGTGGTGATCCGCAGCTTCAGCGAGCTGTACAGCCGGGCTGGCCAGGCAGAGAGCCTACAGGCGCATCTGGCCAGAAACGGAGTGGTGGGCATCTCCGGTATCGACACACGCTCTCTGGTACGGCACATACGCGAGCGCGGAGCTATGAACGCCATCATCTCCAGCGAAACAACCCACACCAAAACCCTGCTGACCCAACTGGCAGCCTGCCCCAGCATGGAGGGACAAGAGCTGAGTAGCAAGGTATCGACCCACGAGCCGTACTGGACCGGGCCAGAAGATGCCGCACTGCGCGTGGCAGCGCTAGACCTGGGCATGAAGCGCAGTATAACTACCTGCCTGACCGATCGCGGGCTGCGTGTAAAGGTATTCCCGGCAAAAACCCCGGCCCAAACGCTACTGGCGGAGGATGTAGCAGGCTTCTTCCTGAGCAATGGCCCGGGCGACCCGGCCATTATGGACTACGCAATAGAAACCGCCAAAAGCCTGATAGAAAGCCGAAAACCCGTGTTTGGCATCTGCCTGGGGCACCAGATCATTGCCCTGGCTGCCGGGGCCCAGACAGAAAAAATGCGCTTTGGCCACCATGGTACCAACCACCCGGTAAAGAATCTGTTAACCGGCAAAAGTGAGATAACCAGCCAGAACCACGGCTTTGTGGTGCGGGAGGAAAGCCTGAAACCCCTCCCTAACGTAGAAGTAACCCATAGACACCTGAACGACAACTCGGTGGCAGGCCTGCGCCTGAAGGATCGACCGGTATTATGCGTGCAATACCACCCCGAGGCTGGCCCCGGGCCGCATGATAGCCGGTATTTGTTCGACCATTTTGTGGAGCTGCTTGCAGCAGAGAAGCTGGACAAAACCCCCTAG
- a CDS encoding T9SS type A sorting domain-containing protein codes for MIQKRYTLHLLLLCVLFTHKASAQFYNAGAPIHVQSGGSIYVSATNLVNTSNGANVGTVDNYGEIRIVNGGFTNSSTATATLRNGSTLRMTGNFTNTSTLTAENTSLVHFDGAGATTPGVQQVRTNLAASAVMAAASLPATNVFGRVLLTTPGLDMSGVAGQALAVTDHIDFSNTGMQANIIDLGGSDLVLGPNASYNNSIVDIPGAASPNANHQREMVVGGDIVHFTSAGRTLYQFPLGGTNGPSGRTLQSLRITTSGNVTPDVDRFVASWQPAKMPNITVSNCLSTDNQLMQWTGTWAWEAFRHNTGTTASVPALTGGREYNINLRSVDANTGGNAAGTVIVHGTTAIPTSVPVSSIAHCTPPDPYDLSSQNPMTSFSSGAGYTISPTPLPVENLRLRASEAGDFISLNWSTSSEINSSHYILERSLDGLSYTAVSQNIAAAGFTDNASFYKHNDHGVSFNTTYYYRVQQYDLDGASSTSNVVQAMLTAGNNGFRASFMPNPATNTLRLSVFSPRAQTVTYRMYDYSGKLVVTNTLEVEQGSSTVDASHVLNRLATGTYAIVLEAGGEQIHQRLAHMKGE; via the coding sequence ATGATACAGAAACGGTATACGCTTCACTTGCTTCTTCTTTGTGTGCTCTTCACCCACAAGGCATCTGCCCAGTTCTATAATGCGGGCGCTCCGATCCATGTCCAGTCTGGCGGTTCCATCTACGTGTCGGCAACCAATCTGGTGAACACCAGCAACGGAGCCAATGTAGGCACCGTGGACAACTATGGTGAGATCAGGATTGTAAATGGTGGATTCACGAACAGCAGCACCGCTACGGCCACGTTGCGCAACGGAAGCACCCTGCGCATGACCGGGAACTTTACGAATACCAGCACGCTGACGGCCGAAAACACCAGCCTCGTGCATTTTGACGGCGCCGGGGCCACAACCCCAGGCGTTCAGCAGGTGAGAACCAACCTGGCCGCCTCTGCTGTGATGGCAGCTGCCAGCCTGCCCGCTACCAACGTATTTGGCCGCGTGCTACTCACAACCCCCGGGCTAGATATGAGCGGCGTGGCTGGCCAAGCCCTGGCTGTTACCGACCACATCGACTTCAGCAACACTGGCATGCAGGCCAATATTATTGACCTGGGCGGGAGCGACCTGGTACTAGGCCCCAATGCCAGCTACAACAACAGCATAGTGGACATACCCGGTGCCGCAAGCCCGAATGCAAACCACCAGCGAGAGATGGTTGTAGGCGGCGATATCGTGCACTTCACCTCTGCAGGCCGCACCCTGTACCAGTTCCCCCTGGGGGGTACTAACGGCCCCAGCGGCCGCACCTTGCAGTCACTAAGGATTACCACCAGTGGGAATGTAACTCCAGACGTGGACCGCTTTGTAGCCAGCTGGCAGCCTGCCAAGATGCCCAACATAACAGTGTCAAACTGCCTGAGCACCGACAATCAGCTGATGCAATGGACCGGCACGTGGGCCTGGGAGGCCTTTCGACACAATACCGGTACTACAGCCTCTGTTCCAGCCCTAACCGGGGGACGTGAATACAACATCAATCTGAGATCCGTAGACGCAAACACGGGCGGGAACGCTGCCGGGACGGTTATTGTGCACGGCACTACCGCCATACCCACATCTGTACCTGTCAGTAGTATCGCCCACTGTACCCCACCCGATCCTTATGATCTTTCGTCTCAAAATCCGATGACAAGCTTCAGTTCTGGTGCAGGCTATACCATTAGCCCCACACCTCTGCCTGTGGAGAACCTGAGGCTACGTGCCAGCGAAGCTGGAGACTTTATCAGCCTGAACTGGAGTACCAGCAGCGAGATAAACAGTAGTCACTATATTCTGGAGCGCAGCCTTGATGGACTAAGCTACACAGCCGTATCGCAAAACATTGCTGCAGCCGGGTTTACAGATAATGCCAGCTTCTATAAGCACAACGACCATGGCGTTTCTTTCAACACCACCTACTACTACCGTGTACAGCAGTACGACCTGGATGGAGCTTCTTCTACCAGCAACGTGGTGCAAGCCATGCTGACGGCAGGGAATAACGGTTTCCGGGCCAGCTTTATGCCAAACCCTGCTACCAACACCCTGCGCCTGAGCGTATTCAGCCCACGGGCCCAGACCGTAACTTACCGCATGTATGATTACAGCGGAAAGCTGGTGGTAACCAACACCCTGGAAGTAGAGCAAGGAAGCAGCACGGTAGATGCCAGCCATGTACTAAACCGACTAGCCACAGGCACCTACGCCATTGTACTGGAAGCAGGTGGAGAGCAGATTCACCAGCGCCTGGCACACATGAAAGGCGAGTAG
- the rpmA gene encoding 50S ribosomal protein L27, translating into MAHKKGVGSSKNGRESESKRLGVKLFGGQYAKAGNILIRQRGTATHAGRNVGVGRDHTLFALASGTVNFSERKGRKYVHVDPIAE; encoded by the coding sequence ATGGCACACAAGAAAGGCGTAGGTAGTAGTAAAAACGGTCGAGAGAGCGAGAGCAAGCGACTTGGTGTTAAGCTCTTTGGTGGCCAATATGCCAAGGCAGGCAATATCCTGATCCGCCAGCGGGGCACCGCCACACATGCCGGTCGGAATGTGGGCGTGGGCAGGGATCATACCCTCTTCGCCCTGGCCAGCGGAACCGTTAACTTCAGCGAGCGTAAGGGACGCAAGTACGTACACGTAGACCCGATTGCGGAATAA
- the rplU gene encoding 50S ribosomal protein L21: MIRRDMSYLCRLNYPEMFAVVQIAGHQFKVSADQYLYVNRLPQAEGEVLTLEDVMLVADGNKVQIGKPYVKGATVQAKVLSHLKDDKVLVFKKKRRKGYKKTHGHRQYLTKIQIEAINA; the protein is encoded by the coding sequence TTGATTCGGCGCGACATGTCCTATCTTTGCAGGCTCAATTATCCAGAAATGTTTGCAGTAGTTCAAATCGCTGGTCACCAATTCAAAGTAAGTGCAGATCAATATCTGTATGTCAACCGCCTGCCTCAGGCGGAGGGCGAGGTGCTTACCCTGGAAGATGTGATGCTGGTTGCCGATGGCAATAAAGTACAGATTGGAAAACCCTATGTAAAGGGTGCCACTGTGCAGGCAAAGGTGCTGAGTCATCTGAAAGATGACAAGGTACTGGTTTTCAAAAAGAAACGCCGCAAGGGTTACAAGAAAACACACGGCCATCGTCAGTACCTGACCAAAATTCAAATCGAAGCAATCAACGCTTAA
- the rfbC gene encoding dTDP-4-dehydrorhamnose 3,5-epimerase — MKPEIIPTPIPDLIELQPRVFGDARGFFLELFNLEEWRELLGGHTWVQDNLSRSTQGTVRGLHFQAPPHAQAKLVCCLHGQVKDVVVDIRTGSPTYGRAYAVVLDSQKMNMLLVPEGFAHGFSVLSEHCLFYYKCSNYYHQPSEGGLAWDDPALAIDWEVQAPILSEKDLRNPRLADFASPF; from the coding sequence ATGAAGCCTGAAATCATCCCCACCCCCATCCCCGACCTGATTGAGTTACAACCCCGTGTATTTGGAGACGCACGTGGCTTCTTCCTGGAGCTATTCAACCTGGAAGAGTGGCGCGAGCTGCTAGGCGGGCACACCTGGGTGCAGGATAACCTGAGCCGCAGCACACAGGGCACCGTGCGGGGCCTGCACTTTCAGGCGCCGCCCCACGCCCAGGCCAAGCTGGTGTGCTGCCTGCACGGGCAGGTAAAGGACGTGGTGGTAGATATCCGCACAGGCTCGCCCACCTATGGGCGTGCATACGCGGTGGTGCTCGACAGCCAGAAGATGAATATGCTGCTGGTGCCCGAGGGATTTGCCCATGGCTTCAGTGTGCTGAGCGAGCACTGCCTGTTCTACTACAAGTGCAGCAACTACTACCACCAGCCCAGCGAGGGCGGCTTGGCCTGGGACGATCCCGCCCTGGCTATAGACTGGGAGGTGCAAGCGCCCATCCTGAGCGAAAAAGACCTGCGTAATCCACGCCTGGCAGATTTTGCGTCGCCCTTTTAG
- a CDS encoding SDR family oxidoreductase, with protein MKKKVLITGGAGFLGSHLCDRMLAEGFAVVCMDNLITGSLNNIEHLFAHEDFVFVHHDITNYVHVAGELHYILHFASPASPIDYLKLPIQTMKVGALGTHKILGLARAKQARVLVASTSEVYGDPLVHPQKEDYWGNVNPIGFRGVYDEAKRFMEALTMAYHRYHGVETRIIRIFNTYGPRMRLDDGRALPAFVGQALRNEDLTVFGDGSQTRSFCYVDDLVEGIYRLLMSNETEPVNIGNPAEITIKQFAEEVLRLVPESTSRIAYKPLPADDPKVRRPDISRAKALLGWEPRVDRAEGLEKTLAYFRQTVINA; from the coding sequence ATGAAAAAGAAAGTGCTCATTACCGGCGGCGCCGGCTTCCTGGGTAGCCACCTGTGCGACCGTATGCTGGCCGAAGGCTTTGCTGTGGTATGCATGGATAACCTGATTACCGGCAGCCTGAACAACATTGAGCACCTCTTTGCCCACGAGGACTTTGTGTTTGTACACCACGATATTACCAACTATGTGCATGTGGCGGGCGAGCTGCACTACATCCTGCACTTTGCCAGCCCGGCCAGCCCCATAGACTACCTGAAACTACCCATACAGACCATGAAAGTGGGTGCCCTGGGTACGCACAAGATATTGGGCCTGGCCCGTGCCAAGCAGGCTCGCGTGCTGGTGGCCAGCACCAGCGAGGTGTACGGAGACCCCCTGGTGCATCCACAGAAAGAGGACTACTGGGGCAATGTAAACCCCATCGGCTTTCGGGGTGTGTACGATGAGGCCAAGCGCTTCATGGAAGCACTCACCATGGCCTACCACCGCTACCACGGGGTAGAGACGCGCATCATCCGCATCTTCAATACCTACGGCCCCCGCATGCGCCTGGATGATGGACGCGCCCTGCCCGCATTTGTAGGCCAGGCTCTGCGCAATGAAGACCTCACCGTGTTTGGAGATGGCAGCCAAACGCGCAGCTTCTGCTACGTGGACGACCTGGTAGAGGGCATCTATCGCCTGCTGATGAGCAATGAAACCGAGCCCGTAAACATCGGAAACCCTGCCGAAATTACCATCAAGCAGTTTGCCGAAGAGGTGCTGCGCCTGGTGCCCGAGAGCACAAGCCGGATAGCCTACAAGCCCCTGCCTGCCGACGACCCCAAGGTGCGCAGGCCAGACATTAGCCGCGCCAAAGCCCTACTAGGCTGGGAGCCCAGGGTAGACCGCGCAGAGGGACTGGAAAAAACCCTGGCGTACTTCCGCCAGACGGTTATCAACGCTTAG
- a CDS encoding TonB-dependent receptor, whose amino-acid sequence MNAGLRIGHNAPGGKCGLTHLVFLLAVAGCLASGRAQTPGAEKDSATLVLPGLTVIGTRTAYYNQYGTLQYQADSLGNFATAGLGLAAALQGLQGAYLQDYGGHGGIKTLSIRGFATNQTTVSIAGIPLSNSQLGVVNLANFYLSAFGRVEVRSTAGGLVQNAQAGNVDLQTGNLHNRLKLQLATGSYGARDAALSLNRTRTRHELDLGYHYSTAQDNYPYRLDEATGTRQHAEYQNQQGLIRYRYLLSEKASLEYLGLGYRNRQNIPQPIVKGVQPSTSGPRLEQDLLFHYLQYRHQSAPQGGRWRRSGALSAKQQFDNMNVQPDQWYQNQNYLAQADYSWQYQATAHSLHSLQAVAQLQYDHLRSNNLADAEAALPTTQRIQANLGLAYQGLSQIGQAQRPWLLSHRLSYRHNSSTDYGPLPNLSLELRLSRGQQLVKSVFAHGTSGYRLPTFNELYFRNFGNPSLQAEHTRQLDLGLALKHPRWFVQLTGFVNETRSKIVSIPLSPVRWSTLGLGLTESLGLELAAEWNPSRHWQLHYTYTRMEARDRSVSDGALLPYTPQELIRMGITATYGRISAGGQLSHVGWRFSSLQASALTYLPPYTLVDAWLRYTHPLPAASQAHYLQLGLSGQNLLDESYAVIRAFPMPGRTWLASLAFIW is encoded by the coding sequence ATGAATGCTGGGCTGCGCATCGGGCACAACGCGCCAGGGGGAAAGTGTGGGCTGACTCATCTTGTTTTTTTGTTGGCAGTGGCAGGCTGCCTGGCATCGGGCAGGGCGCAGACCCCCGGGGCAGAGAAAGACAGCGCTACCCTGGTGCTACCGGGCTTGACGGTAATTGGCACCCGCACCGCCTACTACAATCAGTATGGCACCCTGCAATACCAAGCCGACAGCTTGGGCAACTTTGCCACCGCAGGCCTGGGCCTGGCAGCCGCTCTGCAGGGCCTGCAGGGGGCCTACCTGCAAGACTATGGTGGCCATGGGGGCATCAAAACCCTGAGCATACGGGGCTTTGCCACCAACCAGACAACGGTTAGCATAGCCGGTATTCCGCTGAGCAACAGCCAGCTGGGGGTGGTGAATCTGGCTAACTTTTATCTCTCGGCCTTTGGCCGGGTGGAGGTGCGCAGTACTGCCGGCGGGCTGGTACAGAATGCCCAGGCCGGCAATGTGGACCTACAAACGGGCAACCTGCACAACCGCCTGAAGCTGCAGCTGGCTACAGGCAGCTACGGTGCCCGAGATGCAGCCCTGAGCCTGAACCGCACCCGAACCCGCCACGAACTGGACCTGGGCTACCACTACAGCACTGCGCAAGACAACTATCCCTACCGGCTGGATGAGGCCACGGGTACCCGCCAGCACGCCGAGTACCAAAACCAGCAGGGCCTGATACGCTACCGCTACTTATTGTCGGAAAAGGCTAGCCTGGAATACTTGGGGCTAGGCTACCGGAACCGGCAAAACATTCCACAGCCGATTGTGAAAGGCGTGCAGCCCAGCACCAGTGGGCCCCGCCTGGAGCAGGATCTGCTCTTCCACTACCTGCAGTACAGGCACCAATCGGCTCCCCAGGGCGGCAGGTGGAGGCGTAGCGGGGCACTCAGTGCTAAGCAGCAGTTTGACAACATGAATGTGCAGCCAGACCAGTGGTACCAAAACCAGAACTACCTGGCGCAGGCCGACTACAGCTGGCAATACCAGGCTACAGCCCATAGCCTGCACAGCCTGCAGGCCGTGGCGCAGCTGCAGTATGACCACCTGCGCAGCAATAACCTGGCCGACGCAGAGGCAGCCCTGCCCACTACGCAGCGCATCCAGGCCAACCTGGGCCTGGCCTACCAGGGGCTAAGCCAGATAGGGCAGGCGCAACGCCCCTGGCTGCTCAGCCATCGCTTGAGCTACAGGCACAACAGCAGCACCGACTACGGACCCCTGCCCAACCTGAGCCTGGAACTGCGCCTGAGCCGGGGGCAGCAGCTGGTAAAGAGCGTATTTGCACACGGTACCAGCGGCTACCGGCTACCTACCTTCAACGAGCTGTACTTCCGAAACTTTGGCAACCCCAGCCTGCAGGCCGAGCACACCCGCCAGCTGGACCTGGGCCTGGCCCTGAAGCACCCGCGCTGGTTTGTGCAGCTAACGGGCTTTGTGAATGAAACCCGCAGCAAGATTGTGAGCATCCCTCTATCGCCCGTGCGCTGGAGCACCCTGGGCCTGGGCCTGACTGAAAGCCTGGGCCTGGAGCTGGCTGCGGAGTGGAACCCCAGCCGCCACTGGCAGCTGCACTACACCTATACCCGGATGGAGGCACGAGACCGGTCGGTGTCCGATGGGGCTCTGCTGCCCTACACCCCCCAAGAGCTGATCCGCATGGGCATCACTGCCACCTATGGCCGCATCTCGGCAGGGGGGCAGCTTAGCCATGTGGGTTGGCGCTTCAGCAGCCTGCAGGCATCCGCCCTTACCTACCTGCCCCCCTACACCCTGGTGGATGCCTGGCTGCGCTACACCCACCCCCTGCCGGCTGCTAGCCAAGCCCACTACCTACAGCTGGGCCTGAGTGGACAAAACCTGCTAGATGAGTCCTACGCCGTTATTCGCGCCTTCCCCATGCCAGGCCGTACCTGGCTAGCAAGCCTGGCCTTCATCTGGTAA
- a CDS encoding M48 family metalloprotease: MFYARTLLLVLLLSPVLFQACSRDEDGRTTVNLFSLEDDKRLGEQLAAEIAADPATYPLLDPAAYPTAYAELERIKAALLNSGAVKYKDEFVWQLRIIRDDSVLNAFCAPGGYIYVYTGLIKFLDKESELAGVLGHEIAHADLRHTTDALTRQYGVQLLFDIVLGNNQGAIGQLAQGLLGLGYSRGNETQSDEASVRMLCATDWEPTGTAGFFQKLIDEGAGGGAPEFLSTHPNPDNRVSDINAKATELNCPPGEGFATRYEMLKAALP; the protein is encoded by the coding sequence ATGTTCTACGCACGCACGCTCCTGCTTGTCCTTTTGCTCAGCCCGGTGCTGTTTCAGGCCTGTAGTCGCGACGAAGATGGGCGGACAACGGTCAATCTGTTCTCGCTGGAAGACGACAAGCGACTGGGAGAGCAGCTGGCGGCAGAAATAGCGGCAGACCCGGCAACGTATCCGCTGCTGGATCCGGCCGCCTACCCCACGGCTTATGCCGAGCTGGAGCGGATCAAGGCCGCGCTGCTGAATAGTGGAGCGGTGAAGTACAAAGATGAGTTTGTGTGGCAGCTGCGTATTATCCGGGACGACAGTGTGCTTAATGCCTTTTGTGCCCCGGGCGGATACATCTACGTATACACGGGGCTCATCAAGTTTCTGGACAAGGAGAGCGAGCTGGCCGGGGTGCTGGGGCACGAGATAGCCCATGCCGACCTGCGCCACACCACCGATGCCCTGACCCGCCAGTATGGGGTGCAGCTGCTGTTCGACATTGTGCTGGGCAACAACCAGGGTGCCATAGGCCAGCTGGCGCAGGGGCTGCTGGGCCTGGGCTATAGCCGCGGCAACGAAACCCAGTCTGACGAAGCCAGTGTGCGCATGCTGTGCGCTACCGACTGGGAACCCACCGGCACGGCGGGCTTTTTCCAAAAGCTGATAGACGAGGGTGCTGGCGGGGGCGCCCCTGAGTTTCTGAGTACCCACCCGAACCCCGACAACCGGGTCTCGGACATCAACGCCAAGGCCACCGAGCTGAACTGTCCGCCCGGCGAGGGTTTTGCCACACGCTACGAGATGCTGAAGGCTGCCCTACCCTAG